The following DNA comes from Paraburkholderia sp. PGU19.
CGAGCGAGCGTGATCCGTCGGCGGCGCTGTTCATGGCCGGACTGCTCAAAGAGGCAGGCCTGCCCGACGGCGTGTTCAATGTCGTGCAGGGCGACAAGGTTGTCGTGGATGCATTGCTCACGCATCCGGACGTGAAGGCGGTGAGCTTCGTCGGCTCGACGCCGATTGCGAACTATATCTACGAAACGGGCGCGAAGCACGGCAAGCGCGTGCAGGCACTGGGCGGCGCGAAGAACCATATGGTGGTGATGCCCGACGCCGATCTCGACAAGGCCGTCGATGCGCTGGTCGGCGCCGGCTACGGCTCGGCAGGCGAGCGTTGCATGGCGATCTCCGTTGCGCTGCTGGTTGGCGATGTGGCAGACAAGATCGTGCCGCGACTCGCCGAGCGCGCCCGCAGCCTGATCGTGAAGAACGGCATGGAACCGGACGCGGAAATGGGGCCGATTGTCACGCGGCAGGCGCTGGAGCGGATCGAGGGGTATATCGCCGAGGGCGTGAAGGAAGGCGCGACGCTCGTCGTCGATGGCCGGGGCTTGAAGGTGGCGGGTCATGAAGACGGCTTCTTCACGGGCGGTACGCTGTTCGACAACGTGACGCCGGACATGCGTATCTACAAGGAAGAGATCTTCGGCCCGGTGCTCGCTTGCGTGCGTGTGAAGGACTTCACGGAAGCCGTCGAGCTGATCAATGCACACGAATTCGGTAACGGCGTGGCGTGCTTCACAAGCGACGGCCATGTTGCGCGCGAGTTCGGCCGCCGTATCGAAGTTGGCATGGTCGGCATCAATGTGCCGATTCCGGTGCCGATGGCGTGGCATGGCTTCGGCGGCTGGAAGCGCAGCCTGTTCGGCGACACGCATGCATACGGCGAAGAAGGCGTGCGTTTCTACACGAAGCAGAAGTCGATCATGCAGCGCTGGTCGGAGAGCATCGAGAAGGGCGCAGAATTCGCGATGCCGACCGCGAAGTAACACGCATTAATTCACGCCAGACAGCCCTTGTTAAAAGGGCTGTTTTCATTTGTGCGCTTTGATCTGATGTTTGACGATGCAGTCAATCGAAGCCATAGCACGCATTATTCCCGATTTGAAAACTGTGAATTCTGCGCAGCCCGGTTGATGATTGCGTCAGGAGGTTTACCCTAGCTTCATAGGCCGACGTTTCAATTCGACGTCGCGACAGGCTCTACTGAGGATCAGGCAATGAAGCGCGAATCTTTGAACTTCCGGAATATCGACGACCATAGCGGCGCAGGCGTCCGCACGCGCATCGAAGCAGTATCGAGCGAGAACGCACAAGCCGCCGCCGTGCCGCGCAATTGGGCATGGGCGCATTTCAGCGATTCATACGACTGGATGGACTCGCATAGCCCGGCTGTGGTGACGGAGTTGCTGGACTGAATGCGCATTGCGAATTGCCGTTCAGATTCGCAATAGCGTATTGCTGGCCGCGCGATAAAACGGCGGCCAGCAATGTAGAGAATGAATCGATGCGTCAGACGAGCGTGAGCTTCACGTCGATGTTATTACGCGTCGCATTCGAATACGGGCACACGATGTGAGCCTTGTTGACCAGATCTTGAGCGGCACTGCGCTCCATACCCGGCAATGATATTTTCATCTCGACTTCGATGCCGAACCCATTTGGAATCGGCCCGATCCCGACGCTGCTGTCGATCGACGCATCTGCGGGCATCGCGATCTTATCGCGTGCGGCAACGAATTTCATCGCACCGATAAAGCAGGCGCTGTAACCGGCGGCGAACAGTTGCTCCGGGTTCGCGCCGTCACCGCCTTTTCCGCCCAGTTCCGTCGGCGTGGTGAGCTTGAATTCAAGGTTGGCTTCGGGCACCGTCGCGCGGCCGTCGCGGCCTCCCGTCGCGGTTGCGTGTGCAGTGTAAAGCGCCTTTTCGAGCGACATGGCAAACTCCTTCGTTGAAGAGCTACGCGTTGTTGGAAGACTGCTGGTCAGGCTGATTTCGCTGCTTTGAGCTTTCGATACTCGAGGGCAGGCAGACCGCCCCAGCCCCAATTGTCCGTCAGCACTTCCTCGATCACAACAAAGGTGGATTCGAGCGGCTTGTTCAGCACGTCGAGCAACACCTGGCTCACGCCCTTGATGAGTCGCGCCTTTTCTTCGGCCGTCACGCAATCCGCGCCGGGCTTCGTCCCTTCTCGCGTAACCTGAATGGTGACAATCGGCATCTTGCTCCCCTCGATCGTAGTTGAGGAATGGGCGGAGAGCCAGCTACTGTCAGACGGTCTCCACACCCACGATGAGTTCGCTGCCCAGCCATCCCGCCAGCAGCGCACCCGCTTTCGCCACGCCATCCGCGTCACCCAGACGCTCGACGAGCCGATCGCATAGTGTTGCAAAGCTTTGATTTTCCTGCAGATGAAGGAGCGCTTCGTACTCGGCGGCATCGACGCGCTTGAGACACGACACGAACTGCCGCCGCCAGACGATCAGGCCGCCCGGCTCGTCGAGCATTTCGCTTTCGGGCGCCTCGGTGTTGGCGAATAGGGCGGACCAGATGCCGTCTGCATTCGTCGTGGCGGGGCGATGCCTGAGCGACGGCGTAAAGCGCAGCCGCGCTGCGTCCCAGTCGACGGAAGCGAGCGCGTCGAGCGGCAGCGGCTGCGCGTCAGGCGCAACGAAGGCTTCGGCCAGCGCATTTTCGATCCACGCGAGTTCGTGCACGTCGGGGTTGTGCGGAAACAGCACGCCCAGCGTGTCGCCGAAACCGTATGCGTACGCGTCGAGCGTCCACGCGTGCGGCGGATGGTGGTTGATGTGTGTCACGGCGGCATGCAGAAACGCATCCTCGCCAAGCAACGTCCGTACCTGTGGAAACGAATGCTCGAGGCATTCGATCAAGTGCCCGCGATAGTTGTTCTGGTAGACCGACAATCCGCGTGATGCATCGCCGCCGACGCGGCGGGCGGCTTCTTCCGATGCATCCGTAAGCCACGAGCGGAAGTCCTGTTGCCAGGCAGCGAGTGTCATGCAGCCTCCGCAATGGGCGTGTCATGTGCGACCCGTGCGTCCTGTTGCGCATGAGCGCCGAGCTTGCGCGCGATCCACAGTTCTCTCAGCAGTTCGTTCAACGGCGGCACGTTGCCATCGCGCTCGATCATCGTCGCGACAGGACCGAGCCGCGCCATCGCGTTCTCATAGAGTGCCCACACTTCATCGCACACGGGGCTATCGTGCGTGTCGATCAACAGATCGCGGCTTTGCGAGTGTCCCGCGAGATGGATCTGATGCACGCGATCGACGGGCAATCCGTCGAGATAGGCGAGCGCATCGAAACCGTGGTTCGTCGCGCTCACGAAGATATTGTTCACGTCGAGGAGCAGGCCACAGCCGGTGCGCTTCGACATCGTGGAAATGAATTCCCACTCGGTCATCGTTGCGCCGTCGAACGCGAGATAACTGGACGGATTCTCGAACAGCATCTGGCGGCCGAGCGCGTTCTGCGCGATGTCGATATTCGCGCAGACGGTGTCGAGTGCTTCGTCGGTATAAGGGACGGGCAACAAGTCGTGCGAATTGAAGCGGCCGATGCGCGACCAGCTCAGGTGATCGGACACGAACAGCGGTTCGATCTCATCGACGAGCGACTTCAGGCGGCGCAGATAGTCACGGTCGACGCCATCCGCAGAGCCGATCGACATCGACACGCCATGCAGCACGACGGGATGCTTCTCGCGCACGCGCCGCAGAATGTCGCGCGGCTGACCGCCATCGACTATGAAGTTCTCGGAAATGACTTCGACGAAATCGACGGGAACATTCGTTTCCAGGAAGTCGCGATAGTGTTCCTTGCGCAGGCCAAGGCCATAGCCTGCAAAGCGGGGATTAGAAGAGAGCATGTGGCGTACCCGGCTGCGGAGTGTCGGTGAATGGACTGGCCCGGCGACGCATAGCCGGGCCAGCGATAGCGTGACTTACTTCGGTTCCGTCAGCGTGCCGCCCAGTGACAGGCATTCGCTCGGCGTCTTCACGACCACGCCCTTGCCCTTGCAGCTGTTGAGGCCCTTGCAGTCGTTGTGAGCCGTCGCGCACAGCGCCTGGCCCTTGCATGCATTGACGCCGTAGCAGCGGCCGGGTTGTTCGCCCGTGGCGGCGCTCGCGGAGGTCGCGACGGTGGCCGATGCGATGGCGAGGAGGGCTGCGGCTGCAGCGAAGCTGACGCGGGATTTGACGTTGCTGTTCATGGTTGCTCCATGGTGGGTTGAGTGAAATGCGATTGGGAAAATGGCTTGGCGTTTATTTCGCGTGCAGCGCGGCTTCTTCGATGACCTTCGCGACCGCTTCGGGCTGCGAGATCTCGATCGCATGGCTTGCCTTCACTTCCGTGACCTTCGAACCCGCACGCTTGTACATCCAGCGTTGCAGGTCGGGGTTGATCACGCGGTCGTCGGTCGCGACGATGCCGTAGGTCGGCTTGTCATGCCATGCGACCGTGTACGGCGCGGAGGCAAAGTCGGCGACAGTGGCGGGCACCTGCGAAACGGCCATGAAGTCGGTGCGGTTCGACACCAGATCGCCGGCGTAGTCCGTGCCGTATTTGGCGGGGTCGAAGTAGTAGTGACCGTCGATGGTCTTCTGCACGCCGTCGGTGAGCTTCGGCATCGAGCCCGCCAGCTGGTTCACGCTTTCGCCGACGTCGGGCTGAAATGCGGCGACGTAGACCAGCGCCTTCACCTTGGGACGCGCACCCGCTTCCGTGATGACGGCGCCGCCGTAGCCATGGCCGACGAGCACCACGGGGCCCGTCTGTCCGATGACGGCGTTGTTCGTCGCGGCGACGTCTTCTTCGAGCGTCGTCATCGGTTGCTGGACGATGCGGACGTTATAGCCCTTGTGAATCAGGATGTCGTGCACCGCGCGCCAGCCGGAGCCGTCGGTGAAGGCACCGTGAACGATCACGATGTTCTTCACGCCCGCCGGTGTGTCCGGCGTTGCGGCGAATGCCGCGCCTGAAACGGCGAGCGCTGCCGCAGCGAGGGTCAAAGTCGAAAGAATGCGCATAGTGTTTTTGAATGGAGGCCACGCGGGCCGTGTTGTTGATGTCGGGTGGCGAAAGGTTGGTCGTGTGCTGCGGTCAGTCCGTCGTGCGTGAGCGGCCCAGCAGATGATCGACCGACCATTTGCCTGCGCCATGCGCGATCAGCGGAAGAAGCAGACCTGCCCACGTCAGATGCGTCGGCCATGCGTCGGGATAGACAAAGATCTCGATTACAGCCGTCATGCCCAGCAGCACCAACGCGGCAGAGCGCGTGAACAATCCGAGCACGAGCAGGATCGGGCACAGGTGTTCCGCATACGTGGCGAGGTGCGCGGCAATCTCCGGCGGAATCAGCGGCAATGCGTATTCCGAGCTGAACAGGGCAAACGTCGACGGCTTGATCGTCAGCAGGCCCGTTACTTTCGTGCGTCCCGACAGAAAGAAGGTGGCTGCGATACCGAAGCGCGCCACCAGCAACAGTAGCGAAGGCGAAAGCGCGCGCGACAAGCGCTCGATGACGGCCGCGCGGAGTGCCGTCACGCCGCCCTGTTTCGCGAGGGACGAGTGGGAAACGCGCGCGTCGCGGGTTTGGGAGTGCAGCATCATGACTTCGCCTTCAGCGCGCCGTAGCCCTTCGGCGTCTTGATCGTCGTGCAGGTGCCCTTGTCGACCATGACGAACGCGTCGCCCTGATAGTCGACCTTCGACGTGCCTGCGCAGCTCGTACCGGGGCCGGCTGCGCAATCGTTCTTGCCGGCGAGCGACACACCGAAGCATTTCTCTTGAGGCTTGGCCTGCTCGGACCCGGCATGTGCGCTGGTGGCGAGGACAGTGAGCGAAAGGGCGAACGTGGCGGCGAGTGCTGCGCGAGTGCTTTTCATATTCATCTCCGGTGGTGTGACAGTCAGGTGGTCAGGAATAAGTAGATCGCATGCGATCGAATCAGATGCGAGATGATACTGGGGTCTTGGAATTTGTCAATCGGTTACGAGTAAATCGCGTGCGATATATATGTAAAAGTGGAATGGCGTGATACTCGATAATCTCGCTGGATTGGGAGAGCGAGAGCGGAAAGCCGGGCCATGAGCCTGCAAAAGCGCGTGCAAGCGCGAGTAGTGATTGCATTGATTGTTTCCTGATGTTCAATATTTTCGGGGATTGATGGCCGTTGAACGACGCATGCGAAGCACGCGACGATGCGTTAACATCTGCGCGACACACGACGCCGAACACCTGGAGATTTCCGCATGTCGACCGCACCCGCTCTCGATCTCACCGCCTTTCCTCGTTACGCATTGATCGAAGGGCCTACGCTGATTCAACATCTCAGCCGCTTGAGCAAGCTGCTCGGCGACGTGGATATCTACGTCAAGCGCGACGATCTCACCGGCCTCGGCGGTGGCGGCAGCAAGCTCAGGAAACTCGAGTTCCTGTTGGGCGAAGCGCTTGCGCAGGGCGCGGACACGGTCATCACGGTGGGCGCGCGCCAGTCGAATCACGCGCGGCTCACGGCCGCAGCGGCGGCGCGTGCGGGCCTTGCGTGCGAGGTCGTGCTGACGCGCATGGTGCCGCGCGAAGACGACGATTACATCCACAATGGCAACGTGCTGCTCGACTCGCTGCTCGGCGCGCGCATTCACGATCTGCCTGGCGGTGCCGACGCGATGGCGTTCGCGCAGAATCGCGCGGACGAACTTCGCAATGCCGGACACAAGGTGTATCTCGCGCCGATGGGCGGCTCGTCGGCTATCGGCAATCTTGGCTATGCGGCGTGCGCGGCGGAAATTCTCGAACAGGCGCGCGCATTGGGTGTTTCGTTCGACCGCATTGCAGTGCCCAACGGCAGCAGCGGCACGCAGGCGGGCCTTGTCGCCGGCTTGCTGGCGGTGGGCGAGGACCCGACGCGTGTCGTTTCGCACAATGTTCTGGCGACGCATGAGAACACGTTGTCCAACACGCGATTGAAGGCGAAGGAAACGCTTGCGCTGCTGCGGCCCGACGCGGTGCTTTCCGACGCGAGTGTGATCGTTCAGGACGGACAGCGCGGCGAAGGCTACGGCATTCCCACGGACGCAATGCGCGAAGCCGTGCGGCTTCTGGCGAGCGTCGAAGGCCTGCTTCTGGACCCCGTGTATAGCGGGAAGGCGTTCGCGGGACTGCTGCACGACATTCGTAGCAAGACGTTTGCGCCAGGCTCGAAGGTGCTGTTCCTGATGACGGGCGGCCTGCCGGGACTGTTCGCGTATCGCAGCGCATTTTGAGCGAATAGCGCGGCGCACACGCCGCGCTTTGGCGACATCAGCCAACATCAACCCGCGCGCGCCAGTTGCTCGCGGACGGCCGCTTCCGTCTTGTCGTAATCGCCTTCGCCGAAATGGCTATAGACGATCTGCCCCTGCTTGTCGATCAGATAGACGGCAGGCCAGTATTGATTGCCATAAGCGTTCCACGTCGCGTACTGGTTGTCCTGCGCGACGGGGTAGTGCAGCCCGTATTCGGCAATCGCCGCCTTGACCTTTTTCGTCTCGTGCTCGAACGCATATTCAGGCGTGTGCACGCCGACCACGACCAGGCCTTGATCCTTGTACTTCTGATACAGCTTCTCGACATGCGGCAGCGTATTGACGCAGTTGACGCACGTGTACGTCCAGAAATCGACGAGCACGACTTTTCCGCGCAGTTGCTGCATCGTCAGAGGCGGTGAATTCAGCCATTGATCGATGCCAGCGAATTCCGGCGCAGCGCGGTTGGTTTCGGCAGGAACGGCTGTCGCGGCGCCGCTGTTGGCGATCATTGCACCCAGCCCGGCAACGGCGGCAATTGCGACGACGGTAGTCAGGGTTTTGATTCGGGAGAACATGTCAGCGTCCTTTGATTGGAAGACATGGCTGTATTTGAACGTTCTCGCGTATCTCTGCTGTGTCGCCGTGTCGCGCGTTTGAATCGTCTTGTATCAGTGGGGTGCTTCGATACATTGGGACACAAATGGGCGCATGTTCTGCGCTATAACCAAGCCGTGACTCAATGTTGGAGGCAATCATGAAACGGCTTTTGGCAATCTTCTTCTTTCTCGCGGGCGGGCTTGCAACGGAAATCACTCACCCCGTTCAGTGCGATCTGATGACGGCAAGCGGTGTGCAGCAAAAGCGCCGGAAAACATCGGCGCGCGTCGCACGATAAAGCTCAGGTTCTCCACTACATCGCCTGCGTAGGGTTTGTATGCGAAAAGTAATGCCTGAAAACGTGTCGCCACTATCAGCGCAACAGATAGCGGTATCCAAACCCTTCGCTTGATCTCCGCAGTGAGCGGTGCGACATTGAGTCACCCGTTCTTCATGCGAGACCTTCAAGCCATGAGCACTCATACCGCTGTCGAACGTATCGGCCGGTTTGCCGACGTTGCGCACGCCAGTCATCTCACGCCGCAGACCCGGCACTTGCTGAAGCGGAACATACTGGACAGCCTGGGGTGTGCAATTGCCGCATTGCCAGGCTCGCCTTTCAAGGCGCTTCGGGAGCAGTTCGACGAATATCGCAGCGGCGGTACCTGCACGCTGATTGGCGGCGGCTCGACTTCTCCGGATCAGGCGGCGTTGTACAACTCGGCTCTGGTGCGCTATGTGGATCTGCTCGACAGCTATATGTCGCCAGGCGGTCTTTGTCATCCGAGCGACAACTTTGGCGCAGTATTGGCCGCCGCCGAGCACGCATCGGCGGACGGCGAATCGTTCATGCTGGCGCTCGCGGTTGCGTATGAGATCGGCTGCCGCATTACGGCAATCGTTCCTGTCATGGCAAAGGGTTTCAATCACGCGATTCAACTGGCGATTTCATCAGCCGCTGCTTCGGGAAAGCTGCTTGGCCTCGATGCAGATCAAATCGCGCATGCGATCGCCATCGCAACCGTCGACAACATCTCGCTCTCCTGCGTTCACTCCGAACCCGTGTCGTACTGGAAGGGCTTTTCTCCGGGCATAACCTGTATGCGGGCTGTTTATTCGGCGTCGCTTGCGAAGCGCGGTTTTACGGGGCCGCTACGCCTTTTCGAAGGACCGAACGGACTCGTGCGGATGTTCGATCAGCCGGTCGAAGTGGATTGGGAGGATTCGAGCCTGGAGGTCGTTCATCAGACTGTGATGAAGAAGTACTGTTCGCTGATTCACGGCCAACCCGTGCTCGAAGCCACGCTGGAACTCAAGCGCGCGCACGGCATAACGGGCGGCGACGTCGAAGATGTGGCTTGCGACATCTTCCAGATGGGCTATGACATCGCGGGCGGCGGCGGCTTCGGTGCAAAAGACGACCCGCAAACGAAAGAGCAGGCCGACTATAACCTCAAGTATCTGATTGCCGCGGCCTTGCTCGACGATCAGGTCGGTCCCGCGCAACTGGAACCCGCGCGTGTCCAGGCAGCCGACGCGCAGGCGCTGCTGAAGAAGGTCACGATACGTCCCGACGCCGCCTTCTCGGCCCAATACCCGCAGGCATTGAATACGCGCATCACGATCCGCTGCCGCGATGGCCGTGTGGTGTCGAAGGAGCATGTGGGATTCGAAGGCGGTCTCGACAATCCGTTCACGTGGGAGCGGACTGTCGAAAAATTCAACTGGCTAAGCGAGCCCTATGCGGACGAAGCGATGCGTGGCCAGATCGTCGATCTCGTTTCCAGACTCGAAGAACACGACATTTCGGAGTTGATGCAACTCCTCACGAAAGTCAATCGAGAAGCGGTGTACCCGGCAAAGCATCCGGGAATTCAATAATTGATTCAGGCATACAGGAGATTCGAATGGCCCTGATTTCATGTGACATGCGATACGGCAGAACGGACGAACAGAAACGTCAGCTCGCAGCGGGTCTGCTGCGTGTGGTCAGCGAGGCGACAGGCGAAGCGAAGAATGACATCTTCATTGTGTTTCGCGAGGGCAGGGGTATCAACTTCGTCGAGCATGGCGAGCATCTTCCCGAATACGT
Coding sequences within:
- a CDS encoding CoA-acylating methylmalonate-semialdehyde dehydrogenase, which translates into the protein MQAYTDSADVGHFIHGERVSGTGSRSQAVFNPATGARARKLLLGEAADVDAAVASAKAAFPKWADTPPIKRARVMLRFLELMNRHHNELAAIITAEHGKVFSDAQGEVARGIDVIEFACGIPQLLKGDYTEQVSTGIDNWTMRQPLGVVAGITPFNFPCMVPCWMFPVAIAAGNTFILKPSERDPSAALFMAGLLKEAGLPDGVFNVVQGDKVVVDALLTHPDVKAVSFVGSTPIANYIYETGAKHGKRVQALGGAKNHMVVMPDADLDKAVDALVGAGYGSAGERCMAISVALLVGDVADKIVPRLAERARSLIVKNGMEPDAEMGPIVTRQALERIEGYIAEGVKEGATLVVDGRGLKVAGHEDGFFTGGTLFDNVTPDMRIYKEEIFGPVLACVRVKDFTEAVELINAHEFGNGVACFTSDGHVAREFGRRIEVGMVGINVPIPVPMAWHGFGGWKRSLFGDTHAYGEEGVRFYTKQKSIMQRWSESIEKGAEFAMPTAK
- a CDS encoding organic hydroperoxide resistance protein; the encoded protein is MSLEKALYTAHATATGGRDGRATVPEANLEFKLTTPTELGGKGGDGANPEQLFAAGYSACFIGAMKFVAARDKIAMPADASIDSSVGIGPIPNGFGIEVEMKISLPGMERSAAQDLVNKAHIVCPYSNATRNNIDVKLTLV
- a CDS encoding 4-oxalocrotonate tautomerase family protein — translated: MPIVTIQVTREGTKPGADCVTAEEKARLIKGVSQVLLDVLNKPLESTFVVIEEVLTDNWGWGGLPALEYRKLKAAKSA
- a CDS encoding DNA-binding domain-containing protein is translated as MTLAAWQQDFRSWLTDASEEAARRVGGDASRGLSVYQNNYRGHLIECLEHSFPQVRTLLGEDAFLHAAVTHINHHPPHAWTLDAYAYGFGDTLGVLFPHNPDVHELAWIENALAEAFVAPDAQPLPLDALASVDWDAARLRFTPSLRHRPATTNADGIWSALFANTEAPESEMLDEPGGLIVWRRQFVSCLKRVDAAEYEALLHLQENQSFATLCDRLVERLGDADGVAKAGALLAGWLGSELIVGVETV
- a CDS encoding DUF692 domain-containing protein; this translates as MLSSNPRFAGYGLGLRKEHYRDFLETNVPVDFVEVISENFIVDGGQPRDILRRVREKHPVVLHGVSMSIGSADGVDRDYLRRLKSLVDEIEPLFVSDHLSWSRIGRFNSHDLLPVPYTDEALDTVCANIDIAQNALGRQMLFENPSSYLAFDGATMTEWEFISTMSKRTGCGLLLDVNNIFVSATNHGFDALAYLDGLPVDRVHQIHLAGHSQSRDLLIDTHDSPVCDEVWALYENAMARLGPVATMIERDGNVPPLNELLRELWIARKLGAHAQQDARVAHDTPIAEAA
- a CDS encoding alpha/beta hydrolase, translated to MRILSTLTLAAAALAVSGAAFAATPDTPAGVKNIVIVHGAFTDGSGWRAVHDILIHKGYNVRIVQQPMTTLEEDVAATNNAVIGQTGPVVLVGHGYGGAVITEAGARPKVKALVYVAAFQPDVGESVNQLAGSMPKLTDGVQKTIDGHYYFDPAKYGTDYAGDLVSNRTDFMAVSQVPATVADFASAPYTVAWHDKPTYGIVATDDRVINPDLQRWMYKRAGSKVTEVKASHAIEISQPEAVAKVIEEAALHAK
- a CDS encoding DoxX family protein; the protein is MMLHSQTRDARVSHSSLAKQGGVTALRAAVIERLSRALSPSLLLLVARFGIAATFFLSGRTKVTGLLTIKPSTFALFSSEYALPLIPPEIAAHLATYAEHLCPILLVLGLFTRSAALVLLGMTAVIEIFVYPDAWPTHLTWAGLLLPLIAHGAGKWSVDHLLGRSRTTD
- a CDS encoding DUF2282 domain-containing protein — its product is MKSTRAALAATFALSLTVLATSAHAGSEQAKPQEKCFGVSLAGKNDCAAGPGTSCAGTSKVDYQGDAFVMVDKGTCTTIKTPKGYGALKAKS
- a CDS encoding D-cysteine desulfhydrase family protein encodes the protein MSTAPALDLTAFPRYALIEGPTLIQHLSRLSKLLGDVDIYVKRDDLTGLGGGGSKLRKLEFLLGEALAQGADTVITVGARQSNHARLTAAAAARAGLACEVVLTRMVPREDDDYIHNGNVLLDSLLGARIHDLPGGADAMAFAQNRADELRNAGHKVYLAPMGGSSAIGNLGYAACAAEILEQARALGVSFDRIAVPNGSSGTQAGLVAGLLAVGEDPTRVVSHNVLATHENTLSNTRLKAKETLALLRPDAVLSDASVIVQDGQRGEGYGIPTDAMREAVRLLASVEGLLLDPVYSGKAFAGLLHDIRSKTFAPGSKVLFLMTGGLPGLFAYRSAF
- a CDS encoding thioredoxin family protein; this encodes MFSRIKTLTTVVAIAAVAGLGAMIANSGAATAVPAETNRAAPEFAGIDQWLNSPPLTMQQLRGKVVLVDFWTYTCVNCVNTLPHVEKLYQKYKDQGLVVVGVHTPEYAFEHETKKVKAAIAEYGLHYPVAQDNQYATWNAYGNQYWPAVYLIDKQGQIVYSHFGEGDYDKTEAAVREQLARAG
- a CDS encoding MmgE/PrpD family protein; protein product: MSTHTAVERIGRFADVAHASHLTPQTRHLLKRNILDSLGCAIAALPGSPFKALREQFDEYRSGGTCTLIGGGSTSPDQAALYNSALVRYVDLLDSYMSPGGLCHPSDNFGAVLAAAEHASADGESFMLALAVAYEIGCRITAIVPVMAKGFNHAIQLAISSAAASGKLLGLDADQIAHAIAIATVDNISLSCVHSEPVSYWKGFSPGITCMRAVYSASLAKRGFTGPLRLFEGPNGLVRMFDQPVEVDWEDSSLEVVHQTVMKKYCSLIHGQPVLEATLELKRAHGITGGDVEDVACDIFQMGYDIAGGGGFGAKDDPQTKEQADYNLKYLIAAALLDDQVGPAQLEPARVQAADAQALLKKVTIRPDAAFSAQYPQALNTRITIRCRDGRVVSKEHVGFEGGLDNPFTWERTVEKFNWLSEPYADEAMRGQIVDLVSRLEEHDISELMQLLTKVNREAVYPAKHPGIQ
- a CDS encoding tautomerase family protein; translation: MALISCDMRYGRTDEQKRQLAAGLLRVVSEATGEAKNDIFIVFREGRGINFVEHGEHLPEYVEGAANDKELISRLK